The genomic stretch AGACATGACTGAGGAGCAGGTTTCCGTTGCGGAAAAACACGTTCCATTCCATCAGGAGCGTTTCGGTTACGAAAAAACAAACGTACGATTCTTGAACGGATATATAGAAAATTTAAACGACTTAGGAATTCCAGATTCTTCCGTTGACGTTGTCATTTCCAACTGTGTGATCAATCTTTCACCCTTAAAGAAAGAAGTTTTTTCCGAAATTTTTAGAGTCTTGAAACCGGGTGGGGAACTATTTTTCTCCGATATCTTTTCAAGTAGAAGAATACCGATCGAGATCGCGCAAGATCCGGTTCTTTACGGAGAATGTTTGGGCGGGGCGATGTATATAGAAGACTTTCGCAGACTCTTGTATCAACTGGGAAATTTCGACTTCAGAGTCACGTCGAGTTCGAAGGTGGACCTTGTCGACGATGGGATAATCGAAAGAGTTGGTCATATCGAATTCTATTCTATGACGATTCGAGCCTTCAAACTACCTTTAGAAGATAAGTGTGAGGACTACGGACAAGTCGCAACTTATTTGGGAGGAATTCCAAATTCGGAAGATTCCTTTCTTTTGGATGATCATCATCTTTTTGAAAAATATCGACCTTCCTTGGTTTGCGGTAATACGGCGATGATGCTGGAGGATACGAGATATTCTTCTTTTTTTAAGATTGACGGCGATAGAAGTCGCCACTTCGGTTTATTCGATTGTGCTCCGGCAAACAATGGAATCGAGAAAAACGCTTCATCTGAGTCCTGTTGTTAATTTTCAAAAGAAGAGGCTCTTCGCATTTCTCTGAAAAGATGTATTTCATTCCGTAAAGATCTTAGTTAGGCGATCTTGGTTGACCGCTTCGGTTCGCTTCTATTGTTCTGAGGTATGAAACTAAAAAGTATTCCTCTTTTCATATTTCTAAACTTTATTCTCATCCAATGTTCCGATCCTAAAAAGGAAGAAGACCT from Leptospira stimsonii encodes the following:
- a CDS encoding methyltransferase domain-containing protein; translation: MNRIANVMENVKEYYGTILKSNRDLKTTACCTADRMPSYLRNVLSEIHEEVKDRFYGCGSPIPFALEGRTVLDLGSGSGRDCFLLSKLVGPNGNVIGVDMTEEQVSVAEKHVPFHQERFGYEKTNVRFLNGYIENLNDLGIPDSSVDVVISNCVINLSPLKKEVFSEIFRVLKPGGELFFSDIFSSRRIPIEIAQDPVLYGECLGGAMYIEDFRRLLYQLGNFDFRVTSSSKVDLVDDGIIERVGHIEFYSMTIRAFKLPLEDKCEDYGQVATYLGGIPNSEDSFLLDDHHLFEKYRPSLVCGNTAMMLEDTRYSSFFKIDGDRSRHFGLFDCAPANNGIEKNASSESCC